A stretch of DNA from Rathayibacter sp. VKM Ac-2762:
AGCGGCTGCGCGGCGCTCACGGGCGTCGAGGCCATCTCGAACGGCGTGCCCGCGTTCCGCGCCCCGAAGGTCAAGAACGCCCAGCGCACCCTCGTCGCGATGGGCACGATCGCGATCGTGCTCTTCGTCGGCCTGACCGCCCTCGCCCTGCTCTCGAACGTGCACTACGCCGAGAACGCCTGCCACCTGGTGGGCTTCGCCGACTGCGCCACCACCCCGCAGCGCTCCGTGATCGCGCAGGTCGCCGCCGCCACGTTCGGCAACAACACGATCCTGTTCTTCATCATCCAGGCCGCGACCGCCGCCGTCCTGCTCCTCGCGGCGAACACCGCGTTCAACGGCTTCCCGCTGCTGGGCTCCGTGCTGGCCCGCGACGGCTACGCGCCCAAGTCGCTGAACACCCGCGGCGACCGCCTCATCTACTCCAACGGAGTGATCATCCTGGCGCTCGTCGCCGCGATCATCCTGCTCGTCTACCAGGCCTCGCTCACGAGCCTCGTGCAGCTGTACATCATCGGCGTCTTCGTCTCGTTCACGCTCGGGCAGTCGGGCATGGTCAAGCACTGGGTCCGGATGATCCGCAACGGCGAGGGCTCGCGCACCGTCTACACGAGCCTGGCCATCAACCTGTTCGGCGCGACGCTGACGTTCGCGGTGCTCGTCGTCGTCACGATCACGAAGTTCACCCACGGCGCCTGGCTCGTCTACCTGGTGATGCCGATCCTCGGTGTCCTGATGGCCGGCGTCTACCGCTACTACCGCGACGTCGAGAAGGAGATCGAGGTCGACCCGACCACGACCTTCGGCGCCAACGGCGACCATGCGATCGTGCTGGTGGGTCGGATGAACAAGCCCACGCTGAAGGCGCTCGACTACGCCATCGCGGCGCGGCACGAGACGCTGGAGGCGGTGCACTCCTCCATCGACGACGCGCAGACCGCGCAGCTCAAGGCCGACTGGGCGCAGATGGACATCGAGGTGCCGCTGCGCTGCGTGGCCTCTCCCTACCGCGACATCTCGTACCCGCTGATCAAGTACATCAAGGCCCACCGCCTCGAGCACGGCTCCGAGATCACGACGGTCTACATGCCGCAGTACATCGTCGGGCACTGGTGGGAGGCGTTCCTCCACAACCACAAGTCGCGGCGGATCCGCCAGAAGCTCCTGCTGGTGCACGGAGTGACGGTGGCGCTGGTGCCGTGGCTGCTGGACTCGTCCGAGCTGATCTACGGACGCCGCTCGCGGCCGATTCCCGGCCAGACGCGCCGCGGCGAGCCGGTGCGCCCGGTGACCCGCCGCCCGATCCCGCCCGCGTCCTCGCTCCCCCAGGGTGCCGCCGGCGAGGGCGCTCCGCGCATCCCGCAGCGCCCGGCCGCGCAGAACCGGCCGCGCTCGAAGCGGCGCTGAGGCGACGGGAGCCCGGAAACGGGTAGAGGGCCCGCGGCGTGTGCCGCGAGCCCCCGATTTCCCCTTAGTGCCTTCCCCCGAAGGCGGCCCGCCCCAACGGGCCGTGTCCGACGCTATCGGTGGGCTATGCACCGGCGCATCCTCCTCGCGACGGATGCCCGTGCTCCCTTGAGACGACAGGCTCGTCCTCCGTCGTCTCAGACGACGGCCCCGCGCACCCCTCGGCCGGTGAGCCACCAGACCGCCGCGACGGCGACCGCGGCCGCAGCGCCGCCGCCCACGAGCAGGATCGCCGCCCGCACCACGTGCGCCCGGTAGGCGGCGTCGAGCGGATCGATGCCCGCCCCCGCCAGCACGATCCCGGCGGGAACCACCGCGGCCGCGAGCACCACGGCCGCGGCCGCGATGCGCACCGGCTGCCGGCCGTCGGAGCGGAGCTTCCGGGGACGGCGGCCGACGTACCAGACCACCGCGCCGATCCCGAGCCCGAGCAGCCCGAGCACGCCGCTCGCGTACTGCGCCCATCGGAAGCCGGGGAAGGGCCCGAGCTCCTGCTGCAGCAGCGGGATCGCCGAGACGAAGAGGCCGCCCCTGTGGGTGAAGCCGTCCCACATCACGTGGCTGGCGGCTCCGATGGCGATGCCGGCGGCCGCGAAGACGAGCACGCGGATCCACTCGGCGGCCCCGCGGGGCGGCGAGCGCCGGGGACGCAGGCGCGAGCGGACCAGCGCGGGCGCGAGGTCGCGCCAGGCCGGAGCGACGACCGCGCTCCACAGCGCGAGGCCGAGCATCCCGAGCAGCAGGTCGACGGTGACGACGCCGAGGAGGGAGTGGGTGGACTCGCGGGCGACGGCGATCGGGAGGTACATGCCGATGTCCGGGACCATCGCGCCGATGGCGACGGCCGCGGCGGGGATCCGGCCGTTCGAGAACGCGAGCGCGACGACGGCGTGGCTCGGCGTGAAGGGCATGACACGCACGCTATCCCGGCAACGCGGCCGGCGAGTGTCCGCGTCGCGAAGCGCGCGTCACCGATCGCGGTCCGGCTCCTGGGCTCCACTCCGGCGCGTCGGCCCCCCGGGGCCGGCGGTCAGCCCGAGGAACGTGATCCCCAGGACGAGGAACACCGGCCAGACCGGATTCCCGAGGACCGCGAAGACCGCTCCCGCCGCGAGGAACAGCGGACCCGTGACCGCGTTCCAGCGCCGGGACGCCTCCTCCGACGACATCCGACCCGAACCCTTCCCGTCCTGTGCGCGCACCATCCCTCCACGCTAGATCGCCTCCGCGAGGCCCGCCTCCCCCGTCCGGCGGAGCCGCGCGCTCGGGGAGCTCCGAGCGCGGCGACCGTAGAATCGTCCGGAAGTCCGGCCCTCCGGGCCCAGCGGCGACGGATCGGAGCGGGTGTGCGGAAGGCGTTCGCGATCCTCCGCCTGGCCCTCGCCGGGCTGGGCGCGGTCGGACTCGTCGGCGACTTCTTCTACACGCTGGGCTTCCGCGCGTTCCAGATCGACAACTTCTTCGCCTACTTCACGACGCAGTCGAACATGGCCGGGGTCGTGGTGCTGGGCCTGTCCGGCCTGGTCGCCCTCGCGCGCGAGCGGGAGCCGCGCTGGCTCAGCACCGTGCGGGCGCTCGTGCTCACCTACATGGTCGTGTCGGGGATCGTCTTCGGGCTGATCGCGGTCGAGGCCAACAACCGCGGCGTGCGGGTCGACGTGCCCTGGTCGAGCGCGCTCCTGCACTTCGTGATACCGACGCTCGCGATCCTCGACTGGATCCTCGGACCCGGCCGCCGCCCGGTCGCCTGGCGCGGGGCGCTGACCGTGCTCGGCTTCCCGATCGTCTGGGGCGTCATCACCCTGGTCCGCGGGGCCCTCATCGGCTGGTACCCGTACTTCTTCCTCGACCCCGGCCAGGTCGACGGACCCGTGATGTTCGTGCTCTACGACGTGATCGTGCTGAGCCTGATCTCCGGCATCGCCGCGTTCGTCCTCGCGCTCAGCCGGGTGCGGCCGCTCGGGGCGGCGCACGCGTCGGAGTGGCGGGGGCCGCTGGCGCGGCTCCGCGAGCTCGTCAGCCGGGGACGACGGCGAACGGCTCGAGCGCCGTCTGCGCGAGGGTGACCAGCTCGTCGTCGCTGAGATCCTGCAGCGAGAGGGCCTGATCCGCTCCGACCAGCCCGACGAGCACCGCCTCGCCGGTCGACGGCTGGAGGTTGAGCCACTCGGTGATGCCCGCCTCGGAGCCGACGAGCGACCAGCGCGCGGGGGCGTCGGCCTCCCAGAACGCCTCGTCGAAGCGCAGCCACAGCGTCTCGACGACGCCGGAGCCGAGGGCCGCGACGGCCGCGCGCTGCGCGAACGGGAGCGGCGGGTCGAAGGCGATCGCGTCCGTCTGGAGCACCCCGATCGGCACGGTGACCAGCACCCGGTCGGCTGTGAACGACTCGCCGGTGCCCAGGCGGATGCTGACGCCGGTCTCCGTGTAGCCGATGCCGCTCACCACGGCGCGCAGCGAGACCTCGACGTCGGCGAGCAAGGTGTCGACCAGGGGCGCGAGCCCGTCGGTCAGCAGCGCGTCGCCGGAGTCGTCGCTCAGCTCCTCCGCGGTCGTGGCGGCGGAGGCGTCGCCCAGTCCGTACCAGGAGGAGAGCTCCTCGGGAGCGGCGCCGGTGCGCAGCGCGGTCGTCCCGGCGAGGTGCGCCGCCACGCGGGCGGCGTCGCCGTCGCCGGAGCCCGGCTCGGCCTCGGCGGGATCGGGCGCTCCGGAGCCGGCGAACGACTCGGCGAGCGCCAGGTCCTCCGGCTGCTCCGCTCCCCACTCGAGAGCACGGGTCAGGGCGTCGGCACCCGTGGTGCCGGTGTCGAGAGCCGCGCCGTCGGCGTCGCTCGAGCGGACGTCGGCGAGGTCGACCGCGGTCGTGACCACGCCCGCGTCCGCGATGCTCTCGCGCAGGGCGGCTCCCGCGCCGGTGAGGGCCCATGCGCCGGTCTCGACGGCGATCGGCCAGCCGTCCGGAGTCGCGGTGGCGATGCGGCCGCCGGTGCGCTCGCGCGCCTCGACCACGGTGACGTCGAAGCCCGCGTCGGACAGGCGCCGCGCGGCGACCGCTCCGGCGAGACCGGCCCCGACGATCGCGATCCGCTCGCCCTCGTCGGCGACGGCGCTGATCTCGGCGGCCGCGCGGACCCCGGAGCTCCAGGCGCCCTGGAGCGTGCCGGGCGCCTCCGTGTCGGTGGCCTCGCCCGCGAGGAAGACGCGGTCGAGGACCGCGGTACCCAGGTCGGTGCGGTGCTGCGGCGTCGCGCCGACGGGCAGGTACGAGACGGAGCCGAGCGCGTACGGATCCTCGGCCCAGGCGGAGCGCACGAAGGCGGCCGGCGCGGGGACGGCGGTGGTGCTCGGCGTGGGCACGGGGGCCTTCGTGACGGAGCGGGTCGGCGTCGGACGCGACGGCGTGCAGCCCGCGAGGGCCAGGAGCCCGACTCCCGTGGCGGCTCCCGAGAGGAAGAGGCGGCGTCCGATCGTCATCCCGGACATCCTACGTTCTCGGCGTTCGGCCGGGGCGGCGCGGGCGGCGCGGTGCTGACGCCACCGGGCACGCGGCCCGCTCGGAGGTGCGGGGTGACGGCGGGACGGCGAGCGGATAGCGTCGGGGCAGCGCGGACCGGACCGCGGCGACGGGGGACGCGGCATGGACACGACGCGGACCGCGACGACGACGGCCGGGGCCCCTCCCCGCAGTCACCTCCACGCGGTGCTGCTCGGCGCGCTGGGCATGATCGTGGTCCCGCTGCTCATCGTCCTCGCGACCACGGCCTGGTCCTCCCCCGGTCCCGAGGAGTACGTCCGCATGGCGCTCGGCTCGGTGGTCGCGGCGTGCGTCTCGGTGGTCGGCGCCTGGTGGCTCGCCTTCGAGCGGCGCAGCGCCGGGGCACCCGGTCGCACCTGGTTCTGGGGCGTCGCGTGCCTCTTCACGGTCAGCGCGGTCTCGACCGTCGGAGCCGCCGCCGACCGCCTCACCAGCCTGATCACGGGCTGAGCGGGTGGACGTCCTGGCGTGGTCATTGCGCTCGCCTCACCCGTCAGCGACCGCCCCGATGGCCCCGAGTCCCTCCTCGAGCGAGCGGCAGCAGCATCGGCGCCGGTGATCGCCCCGACGAGACGACCGAGCGGCTCCGGCTGTTCCGTCCCGCCGAGGGCGATCTGGACGAGCTGTGGCGGCTGTACTCCGACGAGCGGATCGCGGCGGGCGACCCCCTCCTCCGGCACGACTCCGTCGAGCAGACCCGGGCGGTGCTCGCCCGCCGGACGGCGCAGTGGGCACGGGACGACCTCAGCAGCTGGGTCGTCCGGCTGCGGAGTCCCGAAGGCGGCGCGGACGGCGCGATCGGGATCGGCGGATGCACCCTCCTCGCCGACACGGCCTGGAACGTCGCGTTCACCGTCCATCCGGACCACTGGGGCAGGGGGTACGCCCAGGAGGTCGCCTCCGCAGGGATCGCTCGGGCGCGGCGGCTCCGGCCGGAGCTCCCCGTGACCGCGGTCGTCGCGGAACGGAACGAGCGATCGCACCGCACGGTCGCTCGACTCGGTCTCGAACGGAGGTGGGCGGGCCCCGACGCGCACAGCCCTGACCCCGCGGCTCGCATCGTGCTCTACTCCGACCGCCTCCTCTCCGAGGACGAGATCGGCCGCCTCACGGGCTGAAGGCGCCGCGTGGCGCTGATCGCCGCAGGCAGCAGCGGAGCCGAGACGCCTGCGCGAGACCGGGACGTCACGTTCCGGTGCGCCTCCTGGCCCCATCTTTCTTCCCGGCGGGCGGCGCTGCGCACGAGTGGGTGGGTGGGCGGCGCGGCACTCGCGCCGACCCCTCTCGCGATCGCGCTCAGCGGCCGCCCGCGAGTCGGGGCAGGAAGGGCGCGGAGGTACTCGCCGGACGGAGCATTCGAAGCCCGTCACCGCGAGGGGCGTTAGCGTCGTCGGATGGCGAGCATCACGTACCCCGCGCCCCTCCGCGCCGGAGGCCGGGTGGAGGTGCCCGCGCCCTCGATGGGAGTCCCCGAGCCCCTGCACGACCGGCTGCAGGACGCCGCGCGCCGACTCGGCTCGGCGGGCTACGACGTCCGGGTCCGGCCGCACGCCCTCCTCGGCGGACTCGCTCCGGCGTCCGCCGCGGATCGGACGGCCGACCTGCACGACGCCTTCCGGAGCGGGGACGCGGTCCTTCCTCCGTGGGGCGGCGAGCTCGCCGTCGAGCTGCTGGAGAGGCTCGACTGGCACGCCCTCGCGGAGGCCCGGCCCTGGTTCGTCGGCTGGTCGGACGTCTCGACGCTCCTCCTGCCCCTGACGACGACGACCGGGCTCGCGACGATCCACGGCGCCAATCTGATGGACGAGCCGTGGGAGCTGCCGGTCGGGTTCCACCGCTGGACGGAGGTCGCCGGCCTCGAGCCCGGAGCCGCGTTCACGCAGCACGCCGCGCCGCGACGCCGGAGCCGTCCGTGGGGTGCGTGGGCGGACGAGCCGCTCGACCGCGATCGGGCCTACGAGGAGCCGACCCGCTGGCGCTCGCTCGACGGGGCAGCGGACGCGGCGATGTCCGGCCGCTTGATCGGCGGATGCCTCGAGACGGTGTCCCTGCTCGCGGGCACGCCCTACGGCGACGTGCCGGGCTTCGCTCGCCGGCACGCGCCGGAGGGCACCGTCGTCTATCTGGAGGCGGCCGGGTCCGACTCCGTCTCGGTGCTCCGGATGCTCACCTCCCTCCGGCTCGCGGGCTGGTTCGAGCAGGCGGCCGGCGTCCTGATCGGCCGGACCGAGGGCGCCTGGCTGCCCGAGCTGAGTCAGGAGGACGCGGTGCGGCGGGCGCTCGGCGACCTCGGCGTGCCGGTGATCCTCGACGTCGACACCGGGCACCAGCCGCCGCAGATGCCCCTGGTCAACGGCGCGCTCGCAGAGATCGCGCTGAGCGGGCCGACCGCCTCGATCACGCAGCGGCTCGTGCCCTGACGGCGCGTGCGGAGAGATCCCGTCGAGCAGTGCCACCTCGCGGCACGGCCGCCGCCGCTCCCGGCCCTCCTCCGCCCGCCGAGCGCAAGGCCGAGCGGCGGGGAGGCGCCGAGTGGTAGACCTGGGGGCATGAGCAACGACATCCGCGCACTCGCCGAGGGCGAGAGCTACCTCGCCTTCTTCCAGGGCGGGCCGTTCGACGGCCAGACCGAGAACCGCGTCAGCACCGAGGGGGGCTACGAGAAGGAGGTCGACGTCTACGCCGCCGTCGACGGCCAGGAGACGCACCTCGTCTACAACGCCGTCTCCGCCAAGGAGGTCGGCGAGGCGGTCCACGTGACCTACTCGATCGACACGCCCGACTCCGACCCGATCGAGGACCCGGAGGACCGCGGCGGCGGATTCCAGTAGTCCGCACCACTCTTCGGATGCCGCTCCGGCGTCGCGCTCAGCGCGGCCGGGGCGGCATCGGCATGTGAGGACGCGCCACTCCGGGGACGACGCCTCCCGCCGCTCCTAGGATGATGGTTCCTCACTGTCTCGGCCGATTCAGGTCCGCGTTCCTCGGGAGCCGCCGTGTCCGATCCGCTGATTTGCCCGATGCCCCTCCGCGGCGACTCCGCCCGGCACTGGCTGCGGGCCCGCCACGCCGAGGCCGGGCCCGACCCCGCGTTCGCCGTCACCGGTCAGGAGGCCGCCGCCGAGGGCGTGCTCCTCCGGCGGATCTGGCACACGGCCGGCACGATCGACTTCCGCCCGAGCCCCCGCGCCGACCCGGGGTCGGTGGTGCTCCTGCTCCCGCTCGAGGGCGCGTTCACCGTCGCCAGTCGGGAGGAGCGCGAGTTCGTCGGCCGCGGCACCCTCGCGGTGCTGCCCGCCCGATCGGGAGCGACGATCAGCACGAGCGCTCCCAGCTCCCGGCTCGTCCTGGTCGTGCGGCCCTCGGGCGACGCGGATCCGCCCGCCGGCCTCACCGTGGTCTCCTCCCCCGCGGCACCGGTGCTGGTCGCCGCCGCGAACGCGGTGCTCGACGCCGGGCTGCCCATGAGCCCCGGGCTGCACACCGCGCTGCGGGGCCTCGCCGCGGCCGTCGTCGCGGAGTGACGGGAGTTGTCAACCCTCCCCGCCCCGGCCATCCGCTCGCAGGGACGTCCTCGAACATCGAGTGACGCCGATCGTCGGCGCCGGAAGGAGCACTCGCCATGGCCGAGATCACCGCCCACCACGGACTCTTCAAGGACACGGACCTGCACGTCGACGACACCGGCGGATCGGGCCGCCCCGTGGTCCTCATCCACGGCTGGCCCCTCTCGGGCGAGTCGTGGAAGGAGCAGGTCCCCGCGTTCGCCGAGGCCGGCTACCGCGTCGTCACCTACGACCGCCGCGGCTTCGGGCGCAGCGACAAGCCGCTCACCGGCTACAGCTACGACACGCTCACCGAGGACCTGCACACCCTCCTCACCGAGCTCGACCTGCAGGACGTCACCCTGGTCGGCTT
This window harbors:
- a CDS encoding GNAT family N-acetyltransferase → MPLHGQRGLDRRSRRRPPHQPDHGLSGWTSWRGHCARLTRQRPPRWPRVPPRASGSSIGAGDRPDETTERLRLFRPAEGDLDELWRLYSDERIAAGDPLLRHDSVEQTRAVLARRTAQWARDDLSSWVVRLRSPEGGADGAIGIGGCTLLADTAWNVAFTVHPDHWGRGYAQEVASAGIARARRLRPELPVTAVVAERNERSHRTVARLGLERRWAGPDAHSPDPAARIVLYSDRLLSEDEIGRLTG
- a CDS encoding DUF4184 family protein, whose protein sequence is MPFTPSHAVVALAFSNGRIPAAAVAIGAMVPDIGMYLPIAVARESTHSLLGVVTVDLLLGMLGLALWSAVVAPAWRDLAPALVRSRLRPRRSPPRGAAEWIRVLVFAAAGIAIGAASHVMWDGFTHRGGLFVSAIPLLQQELGPFPGFRWAQYASGVLGLLGLGIGAVVWYVGRRPRKLRSDGRQPVRIAAAAVVLAAAVVPAGIVLAGAGIDPLDAAYRAHVVRAAILLVGGGAAAAVAVAAVWWLTGRGVRGAVV
- a CDS encoding NAD(P)/FAD-dependent oxidoreductase → MTIGRRLFLSGAATGVGLLALAGCTPSRPTPTRSVTKAPVPTPSTTAVPAPAAFVRSAWAEDPYALGSVSYLPVGATPQHRTDLGTAVLDRVFLAGEATDTEAPGTLQGAWSSGVRAAAEISAVADEGERIAIVGAGLAGAVAARRLSDAGFDVTVVEARERTGGRIATATPDGWPIAVETGAWALTGAGAALRESIADAGVVTTAVDLADVRSSDADGAALDTGTTGADALTRALEWGAEQPEDLALAESFAGSGAPDPAEAEPGSGDGDAARVAAHLAGTTALRTGAAPEELSSWYGLGDASAATTAEELSDDSGDALLTDGLAPLVDTLLADVEVSLRAVVSGIGYTETGVSIRLGTGESFTADRVLVTVPIGVLQTDAIAFDPPLPFAQRAAVAALGSGVVETLWLRFDEAFWEADAPARWSLVGSEAGITEWLNLQPSTGEAVLVGLVGADQALSLQDLSDDELVTLAQTALEPFAVVPG
- a CDS encoding oligoribonuclease — translated: MSNDIRALAEGESYLAFFQGGPFDGQTENRVSTEGGYEKEVDVYAAVDGQETHLVYNAVSAKEVGEAVHVTYSIDTPDSDPIEDPEDRGGGFQ
- a CDS encoding APC family permease, with the protein product MRTAKHFFIGEPLPSDKLEGQLLQKRLALPIFASDPLSSVAYAPQELLMILLLGGLSFLTFAPWVAACVVVLLVVVVLSYRQLIRAYPSGGGDYEVARTNLGETAGLTVAAALLVDYVLTVAVSVASGVDNIISAVPELAPLRVELAILFVVLLAAVNLRGVSESSRAFAVPTYLFVASVFVMVVVGLVRTAFGDTPVAESAGFTVQGEQLTQAAVVLLLLRSFASGCAALTGVEAISNGVPAFRAPKVKNAQRTLVAMGTIAIVLFVGLTALALLSNVHYAENACHLVGFADCATTPQRSVIAQVAAATFGNNTILFFIIQAATAAVLLLAANTAFNGFPLLGSVLARDGYAPKSLNTRGDRLIYSNGVIILALVAAIILLVYQASLTSLVQLYIIGVFVSFTLGQSGMVKHWVRMIRNGEGSRTVYTSLAINLFGATLTFAVLVVVTITKFTHGAWLVYLVMPILGVLMAGVYRYYRDVEKEIEVDPTTTFGANGDHAIVLVGRMNKPTLKALDYAIAARHETLEAVHSSIDDAQTAQLKADWAQMDIEVPLRCVASPYRDISYPLIKYIKAHRLEHGSEITTVYMPQYIVGHWWEAFLHNHKSRRIRQKLLLVHGVTVALVPWLLDSSELIYGRRSRPIPGQTRRGEPVRPVTRRPIPPASSLPQGAAGEGAPRIPQRPAAQNRPRSKRR
- a CDS encoding S66 peptidase family protein, which gives rise to MASITYPAPLRAGGRVEVPAPSMGVPEPLHDRLQDAARRLGSAGYDVRVRPHALLGGLAPASAADRTADLHDAFRSGDAVLPPWGGELAVELLERLDWHALAEARPWFVGWSDVSTLLLPLTTTTGLATIHGANLMDEPWELPVGFHRWTEVAGLEPGAAFTQHAAPRRRSRPWGAWADEPLDRDRAYEEPTRWRSLDGAADAAMSGRLIGGCLETVSLLAGTPYGDVPGFARRHAPEGTVVYLEAAGSDSVSVLRMLTSLRLAGWFEQAAGVLIGRTEGAWLPELSQEDAVRRALGDLGVPVILDVDTGHQPPQMPLVNGALAEIALSGPTASITQRLVP
- a CDS encoding Pr6Pr family membrane protein, with amino-acid sequence MRKAFAILRLALAGLGAVGLVGDFFYTLGFRAFQIDNFFAYFTTQSNMAGVVVLGLSGLVALAREREPRWLSTVRALVLTYMVVSGIVFGLIAVEANNRGVRVDVPWSSALLHFVIPTLAILDWILGPGRRPVAWRGALTVLGFPIVWGVITLVRGALIGWYPYFFLDPGQVDGPVMFVLYDVIVLSLISGIAAFVLALSRVRPLGAAHASEWRGPLARLRELVSRGRRRTARAPSARG